A portion of the Streptococcus sp. Marseille-Q6470 genome contains these proteins:
- a CDS encoding cupredoxin domain-containing protein produces the protein MLNLFVSIVVLGMIAFILFWFFKKPQEDAKRAQQKNGYQEIRVEVMGGYTPETIILKKSQPARIIFDRKDPSPCLDQIVFPDFGVHADLPMGDQYVVEITPEEAGEYGFSCGMNMMHGKMIVE, from the coding sequence ATGTTAAATCTATTTGTATCTATTGTTGTTTTAGGAATGATTGCTTTTATCCTCTTTTGGTTTTTCAAAAAACCGCAAGAAGATGCTAAGAGAGCCCAGCAAAAAAATGGCTATCAGGAGATTCGAGTGGAGGTCATGGGAGGATATACTCCAGAAACCATTATCCTCAAAAAATCGCAACCTGCTCGCATTATTTTTGATCGAAAAGATCCTTCACCTTGCTTGGATCAAATCGTTTTCCCAGACTTTGGAGTGCATGCAGATCTGCCCATGGGAGACCAATACGTTGTTGAAATCACTCCTGAAGAAGCAGGTGAGTATGGTTTCTCTTGTGGCATGAATATGATGCACGGTAAGATGATTGTAGAATAG
- a CDS encoding CopY/TcrY family copper transport repressor, whose amino-acid sequence MQISDAEWQVMKIIWMQGEQTSTDLIKVLEKRFSWSKSTIQTLLARLVEKECLTREKQGKSFVYSSLLTPDDSRDLMVQDIKDKLCSRRIKLLLADLIEECDFTLADLEGLEEVISKKKASAVTEVRCNCM is encoded by the coding sequence ATGCAGATTTCGGATGCAGAATGGCAGGTCATGAAGATTATCTGGATGCAGGGAGAACAGACTAGTACTGATCTGATAAAAGTATTAGAGAAAAGGTTCAGTTGGTCCAAATCCACGATCCAGACACTCTTGGCTCGTTTGGTGGAGAAGGAATGTTTGACTCGGGAAAAACAGGGTAAGTCCTTTGTGTATTCGTCCCTTTTAACTCCAGATGATAGTAGGGACTTAATGGTTCAGGATATCAAAGACAAGCTTTGTTCTCGACGAATAAAGCTCTTGCTAGCTGATTTGATTGAAGAATGTGACTTTACCCTAGCTGATTTGGAAGGCTTGGAAGAAGTGATTTCAAAGAAAAAAGCAAGTGCTGTAACAGAAGTAAGATGTAATTGTATGTAA
- the pyrE gene encoding orotate phosphoribosyltransferase, which yields MTLAKDIASHLLKIQAVYLKPEEPFTWASGIKSPIYTDNRVTLAYPETRTLIENGFVEAIKAEFPEVEVIAGTATAGIPHGAIIADKMNLPFAYIRSKPKDHGAGNQIEGRVAQGQKMVVVEDLISTGGSVLEAVAAAKREGADVLGVVAIFSYQLPKADKNFADAGVKLVTLSNYSELIHLAQEEGYITPEGLDLLKRFKEDQENWQE from the coding sequence ATGACACTTGCTAAAGACATTGCTAGCCATCTATTGAAAATTCAAGCCGTTTACCTTAAGCCAGAAGAACCATTCACTTGGGCATCAGGTATCAAGTCACCGATTTATACGGACAACCGTGTGACGCTTGCCTACCCAGAGACACGTACCTTGATTGAGAATGGTTTTGTGGAGGCCATCAAGGCAGAATTCCCTGAGGTAGAAGTGATTGCAGGAACAGCGACTGCAGGTATTCCTCATGGTGCCATCATCGCTGACAAGATGAATCTACCCTTTGCCTATATCCGTAGCAAACCAAAAGATCATGGCGCTGGAAACCAAATCGAAGGCCGTGTAGCTCAAGGGCAAAAAATGGTCGTTGTTGAAGATTTGATTTCAACAGGTGGTTCGGTTCTCGAAGCCGTAGCGGCTGCCAAACGTGAGGGTGCTGATGTACTAGGTGTCGTAGCCATTTTTAGCTATCAATTACCAAAAGCAGATAAGAACTTTGCAGATGCGGGTGTTAAACTGGTGACTTTGTCTAACTATAGCGAACTCATCCACCTAGCCCAAGAAGAAGGCTACATCACACCTGAAGGACTTGATCTCCTAAAACGATTTAAAGAAGACCAAGAAAATTGGCAAGAATAA
- the pyrF gene encoding orotidine-5'-phosphate decarboxylase: protein MRESRPVIALDFPSFDAVKKFLAQFPAEESLYLKVGMELYYATGPEIVSYLKDLGHSVFLDLKLHDIPNTVKSAMKVLSHLGVDMTNVHAAGGVEMMKAAREGLGKEAKLIAVTQLTSTSEEQMRDFQNIQTSLQESVIHYANKTAEAGLDGVVCSAQEVKLIKEATSKDFICLTPGIRPAGAAVGDQKRVMTPADAYQIGSDYIVVGRPITQATDPVAAYHAIKDEWTQDWK, encoded by the coding sequence ATGCGCGAATCTCGTCCGGTTATTGCTCTTGATTTTCCAAGCTTTGACGCAGTCAAGAAGTTTTTAGCACAATTTCCAGCAGAAGAGAGCCTCTATCTAAAGGTAGGTATGGAGCTCTATTACGCCACAGGTCCGGAGATTGTTTCTTATTTGAAAGACTTAGGTCACAGTGTCTTTCTGGATCTCAAACTTCATGATATTCCCAATACGGTTAAGTCAGCCATGAAGGTTTTGTCTCATCTGGGTGTTGACATGACCAATGTTCATGCCGCAGGTGGTGTGGAGATGATGAAGGCTGCGCGTGAAGGTCTTGGAAAAGAAGCAAAATTGATTGCTGTTACCCAGTTGACTTCAACTTCTGAAGAGCAAATGAGAGACTTTCAAAATATCCAAACCAGTCTTCAAGAATCGGTCATTCATTATGCCAATAAAACTGCTGAAGCTGGATTAGATGGTGTGGTTTGTTCAGCTCAGGAAGTCAAGCTTATCAAAGAAGCAACAAGCAAAGATTTTATCTGCCTGACACCGGGTATTCGACCAGCAGGGGCTGCAGTTGGAGACCAAAAACGAGTAATGACGCCAGCAGATGCCTATCAAATTGGTAGTGACTATATCGTTGTCGGGCGTCCAATCACTCAGGCCACTGATCCAGTAGCAGCTTATCATGCTATCAAGGATGAATGGACACAAGACTGGAAATAA
- a CDS encoding FtsQ-type POTRA domain-containing protein: MSKDKKNQDTQGKELSEWQKRNQEYLQKKAEEEAKRAEQEAREKEEQAAKSASENTQELSEWQKQNQEYLNKKAEEESTDSEEVEEASEKTQEKDSDTSDETSNEYKDVEETEDPQIESESQDQAGEENAGAEVKKEKKVKTKNKPPKPAIPSIHIWRAVTILVPSFLILFLSIYLLSPLATMKHIEVMGNVQTSADQVREASGIRDSDYTISLLLNKDKHAEMVKSNHWIESAKIVYQFPVHFTIEVKEFGIVAYSVSGDSYYPILSSGSIESTAVSSDNLPEKYISVLFNDEEQIKTLISQLNEVSPEIKQEIQKIELAPSKATSDLLKITMYDSDEILVPLSELGKKLPYYSKIKPQLTVPSGIDMEVGIYSYSLVDKALDDERIKAKEEEKKKQEEEKKRQAEQGNQDQTTQTTQTTQSR; encoded by the coding sequence ATGTCAAAGGATAAAAAGAATCAGGACACTCAAGGCAAGGAATTGTCAGAGTGGCAAAAACGAAATCAAGAATATCTTCAAAAAAAGGCTGAAGAAGAGGCGAAACGTGCTGAACAAGAAGCACGTGAAAAAGAAGAACAAGCAGCAAAGTCTGCTTCCGAAAATACTCAAGAATTGTCAGAATGGCAAAAACAAAATCAAGAGTATTTAAATAAAAAAGCGGAAGAGGAATCGACCGATTCTGAAGAAGTTGAAGAAGCGTCTGAAAAAACTCAAGAGAAGGATTCGGATACTAGTGATGAAACTTCAAATGAATACAAGGATGTAGAGGAAACTGAGGATCCACAAATAGAATCTGAGAGTCAGGACCAGGCAGGGGAAGAAAATGCTGGTGCAGAGGTTAAGAAAGAGAAAAAGGTAAAAACCAAGAATAAACCTCCAAAACCCGCTATTCCTTCTATACATATCTGGCGAGCAGTTACGATCCTCGTCCCTAGCTTTCTAATCTTATTCTTGTCTATTTATCTTCTAAGCCCTCTGGCTACAATGAAACATATTGAGGTTATGGGTAACGTTCAGACAAGTGCAGACCAAGTTAGAGAAGCGTCTGGTATTCGTGACAGTGACTATACGATCAGCTTACTCTTAAATAAAGATAAGCATGCGGAAATGGTCAAATCGAATCACTGGATTGAATCGGCAAAGATAGTTTATCAATTCCCAGTTCACTTCACCATTGAAGTGAAGGAATTTGGGATTGTAGCCTACTCTGTTTCTGGTGATAGTTATTATCCAATTTTATCAAGCGGAAGTATTGAATCAACTGCCGTTAGTTCTGACAACTTACCTGAGAAATACATATCTGTTTTATTTAACGATGAGGAACAGATAAAAACATTGATTTCTCAGCTAAATGAAGTTAGTCCAGAAATTAAGCAAGAGATTCAGAAGATTGAACTTGCCCCAAGCAAGGCAACTAGTGACCTTCTAAAGATTACCATGTATGATTCAGATGAAATTTTAGTTCCTCTATCAGAACTAGGGAAAAAATTGCCTTACTATAGTAAGATAAAACCACAGTTGACAGTGCCTAGCGGTATTGACATGGAGGTCGGTATCTATAGTTATAGTCTAGTGGATAAGGCTCTGGACGACGAAAGAATTAAAGCCAAAGAAGAGGAAAAGAAAAAGCAGGAGGAAGAGAAGAAAAGACAAGCTGAGCAAGGAAATCAGGATCAAACAACACAGACGACTCAAACAACACAGAGTCGCTAA
- a CDS encoding UDP-N-acetylglucosamine--N-acetylmuramyl-(pentapeptide) pyrophosphoryl-undecaprenol N-acetylglucosamine transferase — MKKIVFTGGGTVGHVTLNLLLMPKFIEDGWEVHYIGDKNGIEHHEILKSGLDITFHSIATGKLRRYFSWQNMVDVFKVAFGILQSLFIMLRVRPQALFSKGGFVSVPPVIAARVCRVPVFIHESDLSMGLANKIAYKFATKMYSTFEQASSLTKVEHVGAVTKVSGPVMEEPEEMVDIRTSFNDKLPTLLFVGGSAGARVFNQLVTDHKEELTSRYNIINLTGDASLNELSSNLYRVDYATELYQPLMNLADVVITRGGANTIFELLAMAKLHIIVPLGREASRGDQIENAAYFVKKGYAEELQESDLTLSTLEEKVNQLLTNKEIYQNTMKNSQELKSVADFYELLKKDLS, encoded by the coding sequence ATGAAAAAAATAGTATTTACAGGTGGGGGAACGGTTGGACACGTTACCCTCAACCTTTTGTTAATGCCTAAGTTCATCGAAGATGGCTGGGAAGTCCACTATATTGGTGATAAAAACGGAATTGAGCATCATGAAATCCTCAAGTCAGGTTTAGATATCACTTTCCATTCTATTGCAACAGGGAAACTACGTCGTTATTTCTCATGGCAAAATATGGTTGACGTCTTTAAAGTTGCTTTTGGAATTCTTCAATCGCTCTTTATCATGCTTCGAGTTCGTCCACAAGCCCTCTTTTCTAAGGGTGGATTTGTATCTGTTCCGCCTGTTATCGCAGCGCGAGTATGCAGAGTGCCAGTCTTCATCCACGAGTCTGATCTCTCTATGGGATTGGCCAATAAAATTGCCTATAAGTTTGCGACTAAGATGTACTCTACTTTCGAGCAAGCGTCTAGTCTCACTAAGGTAGAACATGTAGGAGCTGTGACCAAGGTTTCTGGTCCAGTTATGGAAGAACCTGAAGAAATGGTGGATATCCGTACTTCTTTCAACGACAAGTTACCAACTCTTCTCTTTGTTGGAGGTTCTGCTGGGGCGCGTGTCTTTAACCAACTAGTTACAGACCACAAGGAAGAACTGACTAGTCGCTATAATATCATCAACCTGACAGGAGATGCTAGTTTAAATGAACTAAGTTCAAACCTCTACCGTGTTGACTATGCGACGGAACTCTATCAACCACTCATGAATCTGGCTGATGTGGTCATCACTCGTGGTGGTGCCAATACTATTTTTGAACTTCTTGCTATGGCTAAATTGCACATCATTGTGCCACTGGGTCGTGAAGCCAGCCGTGGAGATCAGATTGAAAATGCAGCCTATTTTGTGAAGAAAGGCTATGCAGAGGAGTTGCAAGAGAGTGACTTGACCTTGTCTACTTTGGAAGAAAAAGTAAATCAACTTTTGACCAACAAAGAGATCTATCAAAACACGATGAAGAATTCTCAGGAATTAAAATCTGTGGCAGATTTTTATGAGCTACTAAAAAAAGATTTATCATAA
- the murD gene encoding UDP-N-acetylmuramoyl-L-alanine--D-glutamate ligase translates to MKRINQFENKKVLVLGLAKSGESAARLLDKLGAIVTVNDGKPFEENPAAQSLLEEGIKVVTGGHPLELLDEDFALMVKNPGIPYSNPMIKKALEKGIPVLTEVELAYLISDAPIIGITGSNGKTTTTTMIGEVLTAAGQNGLLSGNIGYPASQVAQTATAKDTLVMELSSFQLMGIQEFHPEIAVITNLMPTHIDYHGSFEAYVEAKWNIQSNMTAADYLVLNFNQELAKELATKTNATVVPFSTLEKVDGAYLEDGLLYFRGEKVMAADEVGVPGSHNVENALATIAVAKLRGVDNETIKETLSAFGGVKHRLQFVDQINGVKFYNDSKSTNILATQKALSGFDNSKVVLIAGGLDRGNEFDELVPDITELKKMVILGQSAERVKRAADKAGVAYVDATDIADATRKAFELAEEGDVVLLSPANASWDMYANFEVRGDLFIDTVAELKG, encoded by the coding sequence ATGAAACGAATTAATCAATTTGAAAATAAGAAAGTATTAGTCCTAGGTTTAGCCAAATCTGGTGAGTCAGCAGCTCGTCTCTTGGACAAGCTTGGTGCCATTGTCACCGTAAATGATGGCAAGCCTTTTGAGGAAAATCCAGCAGCACAGAGCCTTTTGGAAGAAGGCATCAAGGTTGTCACTGGTGGACATCCTTTGGAATTATTGGATGAAGATTTTGCTCTCATGGTAAAAAATCCAGGAATTCCTTATAGCAATCCTATGATTAAAAAAGCTCTAGAAAAAGGCATTCCAGTCTTGACAGAGGTTGAGTTGGCCTATTTGATTTCTGATGCACCAATCATCGGCATTACTGGTTCAAATGGTAAGACTACGACCACAACCATGATTGGAGAAGTTCTGACTGCTGCAGGACAAAATGGGCTTTTATCAGGTAACATTGGTTATCCTGCTAGTCAGGTGGCTCAAACTGCAACAGCTAAGGACACCCTTGTCATGGAACTTTCTTCTTTCCAATTAATGGGAATTCAGGAATTCCATCCTGAAATTGCTGTTATCACCAACCTTATGCCAACACATATTGACTATCACGGTTCTTTTGAAGCTTATGTTGAAGCTAAGTGGAATATCCAAAGCAATATGACAGCAGCTGATTACCTAGTATTGAACTTCAACCAGGAATTAGCCAAAGAACTTGCGACAAAAACAAATGCGACTGTAGTACCATTTTCAACACTTGAAAAGGTTGATGGAGCTTATCTTGAAGATGGTCTTCTCTACTTCCGTGGTGAAAAAGTCATGGCAGCTGATGAAGTCGGTGTTCCAGGTAGCCACAATGTGGAAAATGCTCTTGCAACTATTGCTGTTGCTAAACTTCGTGGTGTTGACAATGAAACGATTAAGGAAACCTTGTCAGCCTTTGGTGGAGTTAAACACCGTCTCCAATTTGTAGACCAAATCAATGGGGTGAAATTCTACAACGATAGTAAGTCAACCAATATCTTAGCAACTCAAAAAGCCTTATCTGGATTTGACAATAGCAAGGTTGTCTTGATTGCCGGTGGCTTGGATCGTGGGAATGAATTTGACGAATTGGTTCCAGATATTACTGAACTTAAGAAAATGGTCATCCTCGGTCAGTCTGCAGAACGTGTCAAGCGTGCAGCAGATAAAGCCGGTGTTGCTTATGTTGATGCAACGGACATAGCGGATGCAACTCGCAAGGCTTTTGAACTTGCTGAAGAAGGAGATGTGGTTCTCCTCAGTCCTGCTAATGCTAGCTGGGATATGTATGCTAACTTTGAAGTACGTGGAGATCTTTTCATCGACACTGTAGCGGAGTTAAAGGGATAA
- a CDS encoding FtsX-like permease family protein → MKRKTYWKDLLQSFTGSKGRFLSILTLMMLGSLALVGLKVASPNMERTAWDYIQKANLADMTVIADYGLDQADQEELQNLSGADVEFGYMTDLTLANTQDAIRIFSKTDKISKFEVTQGRLPEQEDELALADFWKDRYQIGQVIHLGQKKGSNSQLKRDSYTITGFVQSPDIFSTSDMGSSASGNGNLAAYGVVTEDNFKSSVYTIARLRFTSLTDVNPFSSDYEKKLEAEEATLKEQLADNGQARLEKMKKDAQESLDEGKKQLDEAESNLTAGKSRLQEIETRLQAQENQVSQLPEPQKSQASSQLEEAKDQLKQEKEKLAQAESDLANEKSKWQTSQDEVNALTEPTYHVYNRKSSPTGQGYLMYSNSAMSIRAVGNIFPVVLYAVAAMVTFTTMTRFVDEERTNAGIFKALGYHSKDIIAKFVIYGQVTGTLGTFFGILIGHYILAPTISHIITERMIVGESQQYFYWTYSCLALGLSLVASVLPAYLVSRRELHEEAAQLLLPKPPVKGSKILLERMTFIWSHLSFTQKVTSRNIFRYKQRMLMTIFGVAGSVSLLFAGLGIQSSVVGVADRQFNDLQQYQMILSVNSRASYSDKAKLEEKLQSDEVESYRLIYSKQIEEKYTGKAGVQTVTIMVTDQDDLAPFVILEKNGERLSLSNGVVLTEKLAQLAGVSVGDNFTIDGQTFKVGAITEHYVGHFVYMNQATYEEIYGQAPKMNTYLVQLKDKSEVNTETVAGEFMGQAAVSGLVQNASTIQLFESFANSLNHTMAILVLVSVLLAIVILYNLTNINVAERIRELSTIKVLGFHNKEVTLYIYRETIILSLIGMIVGLVSGFYLHQFLIQMIAPGTFRFQPKVGWEVYLIPVLAVSVILTILGFFVNHYLRKVDMLEALKSVE, encoded by the coding sequence ATGAAAAGAAAGACATATTGGAAAGACCTACTCCAGTCTTTCACAGGTTCAAAGGGACGGTTTTTATCCATCCTGACTCTGATGATGTTGGGGTCTTTGGCCTTGGTCGGTCTCAAGGTTGCTAGTCCCAATATGGAGCGAACAGCTTGGGATTATATTCAAAAAGCCAATCTGGCAGATATGACCGTCATAGCAGATTATGGTCTAGATCAGGCAGACCAGGAAGAATTGCAAAATCTATCAGGAGCAGATGTCGAGTTTGGTTATATGACAGATTTGACTCTAGCAAACACCCAAGATGCCATACGGATATTTTCTAAGACAGACAAGATTTCAAAATTTGAGGTGACCCAAGGGCGTTTGCCTGAACAAGAGGATGAGTTAGCCTTGGCGGACTTTTGGAAAGATCGCTATCAGATTGGTCAAGTCATTCATTTGGGTCAAAAGAAGGGCAGTAATTCTCAATTAAAGCGTGATAGTTATACTATTACAGGTTTTGTCCAGTCACCAGATATTTTTTCAACATCAGATATGGGTAGTTCAGCTAGTGGAAATGGGAATCTAGCAGCCTACGGTGTCGTAACTGAAGATAATTTTAAGAGCTCTGTTTACACGATTGCCCGCTTGCGTTTTACTAGTCTAACAGATGTTAATCCTTTTTCCAGCGATTACGAAAAAAAGCTGGAGGCTGAAGAAGCGACTCTTAAGGAACAACTTGCTGATAATGGTCAAGCGCGGCTAGAGAAAATGAAGAAGGATGCTCAAGAGTCACTTGATGAAGGCAAGAAACAACTGGACGAGGCTGAAAGTAATTTGACAGCTGGTAAGAGTCGCCTGCAAGAAATCGAAACGCGTCTACAAGCTCAAGAAAATCAAGTGAGCCAACTACCAGAACCACAAAAAAGTCAAGCATCTAGTCAGTTAGAAGAAGCAAAAGACCAACTAAAGCAAGAAAAGGAAAAACTAGCCCAGGCTGAAAGCGACCTAGCCAACGAAAAGTCCAAATGGCAGACCAGTCAGGATGAGGTGAATGCTCTGACAGAGCCAACCTATCATGTTTATAATCGAAAGAGTTCTCCAACAGGCCAAGGTTATCTCATGTATAGTAACTCGGCTATGAGTATTCGTGCCGTTGGCAATATCTTTCCAGTCGTTCTTTATGCCGTTGCAGCCATGGTTACTTTTACCACTATGACCCGTTTTGTAGACGAGGAAAGGACCAATGCAGGGATTTTCAAAGCTCTAGGCTACCATAGCAAGGATATCATTGCTAAGTTTGTGATTTATGGTCAGGTTACTGGGACTCTAGGTACTTTTTTTGGAATTTTGATTGGTCATTACATCCTAGCACCTACTATTTCACATATCATCACTGAGCGAATGATTGTTGGAGAAAGTCAGCAATATTTCTACTGGACCTATAGTTGCTTGGCTCTAGGGCTAAGCTTAGTAGCTAGTGTCTTACCTGCTTACCTTGTATCTCGTAGAGAGTTGCATGAAGAAGCAGCGCAATTATTACTACCCAAGCCACCAGTCAAGGGTTCTAAAATTCTCTTGGAGCGCATGACCTTTATCTGGTCTCATTTGAGCTTTACCCAAAAGGTAACTTCCCGCAACATTTTTCGTTACAAACAACGCATGCTGATGACCATTTTTGGAGTTGCAGGTTCAGTATCTCTCCTCTTTGCAGGGCTTGGTATTCAATCCTCTGTGGTTGGAGTGGCTGACAGGCAGTTTAATGATTTGCAACAATATCAGATGATTCTCTCTGTCAATTCTCGAGCTTCATATTCTGATAAGGCAAAACTAGAAGAAAAATTGCAGAGTGATGAAGTTGAAAGCTATCGATTGATATACTCTAAGCAGATTGAGGAAAAGTATACCGGCAAGGCTGGAGTTCAGACAGTGACCATCATGGTAACGGATCAAGATGATCTGGCTCCCTTTGTCATCTTAGAAAAAAATGGGGAAAGACTGAGCTTATCTAACGGAGTTGTTCTGACTGAAAAATTAGCCCAGTTGGCAGGAGTTTCCGTTGGTGATAATTTTACAATAGATGGGCAAACCTTTAAGGTTGGAGCCATTACCGAACACTACGTGGGACATTTTGTTTATATGAATCAGGCTACCTATGAGGAAATTTATGGTCAAGCTCCCAAGATGAATACTTATCTGGTTCAACTCAAGGATAAAAGTGAAGTCAATACTGAAACCGTCGCAGGAGAATTTATGGGCCAGGCAGCTGTCAGTGGCCTCGTTCAAAATGCCTCAACTATTCAACTCTTTGAAAGTTTTGCCAATTCTCTGAATCATACCATGGCAATCTTGGTGCTAGTATCAGTGCTACTCGCCATTGTAATTCTCTATAATTTGACCAATATCAATGTTGCTGAACGGATTCGGGAACTCTCAACCATCAAGGTTCTTGGTTTTCATAACAAAGAAGTGACCCTTTACATCTATCGGGAAACCATCATATTGTCACTAATTGGAATGATTGTAGGATTGGTATCAGGCTTTTATCTCCATCAATTTCTCATTCAGATGATCGCACCCGGTACCTTCCGTTTTCAACCAAAGGTCGGCTGGGAAGTTTATCTCATTCCAGTTCTAGCTGTCAGTGTCATTTTGACCATTCTAGGATTTTTTGTCAATCATTATCTCCGAAAGGTGGATATGTTAGAAGCCCTCAAATCTGTAGAATAG
- a CDS encoding ABC transporter ATP-binding protein: protein MSYIEMKHSYKRYHTGETEIVANRDVNFEIEKGELVIILGSSGAGKSTVLNILGGMDTNDEGQVWVDGTNISDYTSHQRTNYRRDDVGFVFQFYNLVANLTAKENVELASEIVSDALDPEQVLKDVGLGHRLNNFPAQLSGGEQQRVSIARAVAKNPKILLCDEPTGALDYQTGKHVLKILQDMSRKKGATVIIVTHNASLAPIADRVIQMHDAGVKSVVINPQPQDIDDLEY from the coding sequence ATGTCCTATATTGAAATGAAACATAGCTATAAGAGGTATCATACTGGAGAAACAGAAATCGTAGCCAATCGTGATGTCAACTTTGAGATTGAAAAGGGAGAACTGGTCATTATCCTTGGTTCATCTGGAGCAGGAAAGTCAACGGTCTTAAATATTCTAGGTGGTATGGATACAAATGATGAAGGGCAAGTCTGGGTTGATGGGACTAACATTTCTGACTATACCTCCCATCAGAGAACCAACTATCGAAGAGATGACGTTGGTTTTGTCTTTCAGTTTTATAACTTGGTTGCTAACTTGACTGCTAAAGAAAATGTCGAGTTGGCATCAGAAATAGTCTCGGATGCCTTGGATCCAGAACAGGTTCTCAAGGATGTAGGCTTAGGTCACCGTCTTAATAACTTTCCAGCCCAGTTGTCAGGTGGTGAGCAACAACGGGTCTCCATTGCTCGGGCTGTGGCTAAAAATCCTAAAATTCTCCTTTGTGATGAACCAACGGGAGCTTTGGACTACCAGACTGGTAAGCATGTTCTGAAGATTCTTCAAGATATGTCACGTAAAAAAGGAGCCACCGTTATCATCGTGACTCATAATGCTTCGCTAGCTCCCATAGCTGATCGCGTGATTCAGATGCATGATGCTGGTGTCAAGAGCGTTGTTATCAATCCTCAACCACAGGATATTGATGATTTGGAGTACTGA